A section of the Oryza sativa Japonica Group chromosome 1, ASM3414082v1 genome encodes:
- the LOC4324259 gene encoding late embryogenesis abundant protein ECP63, giving the protein MASMQKSREERAEAAAHRAADELHAARRDEPGGGGGGMLGTVQESARSLLGAVRDKIPGPGSGGAGAGAAAGEGKAAEAKGFAADKAEGARRALAGSAAARKGETDESAWQHGEDVRRRAAEKAEEARRRSEPQPSSEEKGRSATENIYGSAASAAEAFRQKMTMPEDVVEQKRAEAAAGGNKGTAAATATATNTGGEAAAEEVMMRVKAADQMTGQAFNDVGKMGEEGTGMAAGDGGRRR; this is encoded by the exons ATGGCGTCCATGCAGAAGAGCCGCGAggagcgcgcggaggcggcggcgcacagggCGGCCGACGAGCTCCACGCCGCCAGGCGGGACGagcctggcggcggcggaggcggcatgCTGGGCACCGTGCAGGAGAGCGCGCGGTCCCTCCTCGGCGCCGTCCGCGACAAGATCCCCGggcccggcagcggcggcgctggcgcagGCGCAGCCGCCGGGGAGGGGAAGGCCGCCGAGGCGAAGGGCTTCGCGGCGgacaaggcggagggcgcgcggcgcgcgctcGCGGgatccgcggcggcgaggaagggcgAGACGGACGAGTCCGCGTGGCAGCACGGGGAGGAcgtgcggcggcgcgccgcggagaaggccgaggaggcgcggcggcggagcgagccTCAGCCGTCGTCGGAGGAGAA GGGGAGGTCGGCGACGGAGAACATCTACgggtcggcggcgagcgcggcggaggcgtTCAGGCAGAAGATGACGATGCCGGAGGACGTGGTGGAGCAGAAGCGCGCcgaggctgccgccggcggGAACAAGGGAAcagccgccgcgacggcgacggcgacgaacaccggcggggaggcggcggcggaggaggtgatgATGCGGGTGAAGGCGGCGGACCAGATGACGGGGCAGGCGTTCAACGACGTGGGCAAGATGGGGGAGGAGGGCACCGGCATGGCGGCCGGAGATGGTGGGCGCCGCCGCTGA
- the LOC4324260 gene encoding presenilin-like protein At1g08700, giving the protein MDPAAGSPDPAPAPGATTSTAATVLDGLGAEVLAVMSPVSICMALVVLLISLLAPPSAPGSAAAAAQPPPPVTAATLVYLESPTDTPGQKLVGALLDAAVFVALVAVVTFVLVALYYYRCTGFLKNYMRFSAFFVLFSMGGAIAAAVLRRLGAPLDAATALVLLFNASAVGVLSVFASAVPIVVRQGYMVALAVIVAAWLSRLPEWTTWVMLIALALYDLVAVLAPRGPLRMLVELASSRDDELPALVYESRPTVGPASGSSSYASAMGSVEMQPVADPGRSGGNQYDRVEQEDDSSRAVVEMRDVGGSRSSIRERNLEREAPMAVSVSGHSSNQGGSSQHAVIQIEQHEEGETVPLVSAASANNAAPNEEHRENSSSDSGMEFEMFESTRGIKLGLGDFIFYSVLVGRAAMYDLMTVYACYLAIIAGLGCTLILLSICKHALPALPISILLGVTFYFLTRLLMEPFVVGSSTNLVMF; this is encoded by the coding sequence atggatcccgccgccggctcgccggatccggcgccggcgccgggggcgaccacctccacggcggcgaccgTCCTCGACGGCCTCGGCGCGGAGGTGCTCGCGGTGATGTCGCCGGTCTCCATCTGCATGGCGCTGGTCGTGCtcctcatctccctcctcgcgccgccctccgctccggggtccgccgcggccgccgcgcagccgccgccgccggtcaccgccgcgACGCTCGTCTACCTCGAGAGCCCCACCGACACCCCGGGGCAGAAGCTCGTCGGCGcgctcctcgacgccgccgtcttcgtcgccctcgtcgccgtcgtcaccttcgtcctcgtcgcgctctaCTACTACCGCTGCACGGGCTTCCTCAAGAACTACATGCGCTTCTCCGCCTTCTTCGTCCTCTTCTCCATGggcggcgccatcgccgccgccgtcctccgccgcctcggcgccccgctcgacgccgccaccgcgctcgtGCTCCTCTTCAACGCCTCCGCCGTCGGCGTCCTCTCCGTCTTCGCCTCCGCGGTCCCCATCGTCGTGCGCCAGGGCTACATGGTCGCCctcgccgtcatcgtcgccgcctgGCTCTCCAGGCTGCCCGAGTGGACCACCTGGGTCATGCTCATCGCGCTCGCCCTGTATGACCTCGTCGCCGTGCTCGCGCCGCGGGGTCCTCTCAGGATGCTTGTGGAGCTCGCCTCATCCAGGGACGATGAGCTCCCTGCGCTCGTCTACGAGTCGAGACCGACGGTTGGGCCGGCCTCCGGTTCTTCCTCCTACGCTTCAGCCATGGGATCAGTTGAGATGCAGCCGGTGGCCGATCCCGGTCGATCGGGTGGAAATCAGTATGACAGAGTAGAGCAGGAGGATGATTCGAGCCGCGCCGTGGTGGAAATGAGGGATGTTGGTGGTAGCCGATCAAGCATTCGTGAGAGGAACCTCGAAAGGGAGGCGCCGATGGCGGTATCGGTATCAGGGCATTCATCGAATCAGGGTGGGAGTTCACAGCATGCTGTGATTCAGATTGAGCAGCACGAGGAAGGAGAGACAGTGCCATTGGTATCAGCGGCATCTGCCAACAATGCAGCCCCTAATGAGGAGCACAGAGAAAACTCTTCTTCAGACTCTGGTATGGAGTTCGAGATGTTCGAGTCCACCAGGGGCATCAAGCTGGGACTTGGTGATTTTATCTTCTACAGCGTGCTTGTGGGGAGGGCTGCGATGTATGATCTGATGACGGTGTATGCGTGCTACCTTGCCATCATTGCTGGGCTTGGCTGCACCCTTATCTTGCTGTCAATATGCAAGCATGCATTGCCTGCACTCCCGATCTCCATCTTGCTGGGTGTCACATTCTACTTCTTGACTCGGTTGCTGATGGAGCCGTTCGTCGTTGGCTCTTCAACCAACTTGGTGATGTTCTGA
- the LOC4324261 gene encoding histidine biosynthesis bifunctional protein hisIE, chloroplastic has product MAAPPLPRAPVSSSAAAASPGGRALLLLRVGGGGSGRCAGVAAAAAPGWRRPFPAASVAARSAGTTPGEVAVDPKVEAILDSVKWDSKGLAVAIAQNVDTGAILMQGFANKEALATTISTRKATFYSRSRSSLWTKGETSMNFINVHDIFLDCDRDSIIYLGKPDGPTCHTGAETCYYTSVYDALQGSKPNQDRQVVSTLYSLEDTISRRKEEIVTEGSGKPSWTKKLILDNRLLCSKISEEAGELNQTLLENEDESRTISEMGDLLYHAMVLLRVKGVRMEQVLEVLRKRFSQSGIEEKASRNKS; this is encoded by the exons atGGCGGCGCCTCCGCTTCCCCGCGcccccgtctcctcctccgccgccgccgcgtcgccggggggccgcgctctcctcctcctccgcgtcggCGGAGGAGGTTCCGGAAGATGCgctggcgtggcggcggcggcggcaccgggtTGGCGGCGGCCGTTCCCGGCTGCCTCCGTCGCGGCGCGCTCGGCTGGTACCACGCCGGGAGAGGTCGCCGTCGATCCTAAG GTCGAAGCAATACTAGACAGTGTGAAGTGGGACAGTAAAGGCTTGGCTGTTGCTATTGCCCAAAATGTGGATACTGGAGCCATTCTCATGCAGGGTTTTGCCAACAAAGAAGCCCTTGCAACAACTATATCAACCAGGAAAGCTACATTCTATAGCCGTTCACGGTCTTCATTGTGGACAAAAGGGGAGACATCAATGAATTTCATCAATGTGCATGACATTTTCTTGGACTGTGACCGTGATTCT ATAATATACCTTGGGAAGCCAGATGGGCCTACTTGCCATACAGGGGCAGAGACTTGTTACTATACTTCAGTCTATGATGCTCTACAAGGTTCGAAG CCCAATCAAGATAGGCAGGTTGTCTCAACTCTGTACTCACTTGAAGATACAATTAGTAGACGGAAGGAAGAGATAGTTACTGAAGGAAGTGGCAAGCCATCATGgacaaaaaaactaatacttgaTAACCGGCTGCTTTGCTCAAAAATAAG CGAAGAAGCTGGAGAGCTAAACCAAACACTGCTTGAGAACGAGGACGAGAGCCGCACAATCAGTGAGATGGGTGATTTGCTATACCACGCGATGGTGCTGCTTAGGGTCAAGGGCGTGAGGATGGAACAGGTCTTGGAGGTCCTCAGGAAGCGATTCTCGCAGTCTGGTATTGAGGAGAAGGCCAGTCGCAACAAATCTTAG
- the LOC4324262 gene encoding E3 ubiquitin-protein ligase SIRP1-like: protein MAEEAAAGGLYYCHMCASTVSAVAAAEGEVEIKCPYCHSGFVEEIESARGVATGGGGAISSVWAPIIDGMVGGGGGDAVRRHRRSRRLADAAGADDGYYRDLALLDFSESRRRTAALLLLMQEFRERQLQRLESATATISAAAAEAGAVVGTSRDAEGVALADYFLGPGLDALMQRVGDGDAGRQGTLPAKKEAVESMPTVEVAAGGDCDSACAVCLEDYAAGERATEMPCRHRFHAKCIVPWLKMHSSCPVCRFQLPTDDDDDSSKSARGGAAHSGGGRRLSQPAPRVDGGGLGRLPAVMQELRSILSQPSPASTSGSSSHAQQHSDE, encoded by the coding sequence atggcggaggaggcggcggcaggcgggctgTACTACTGCCACATGTGCGCTTCGACGGTgagcgccgtggcggcggcggagggggaggtggagatCAAGTGCCCGTACTGCCACAGCGGCTTCGTCGAGGAGATCGAGTCCGCGCGCGGcgtcgccaccggcggcggcggcgcgatctCCTCCGTCTGGGCCCCCATCATCGACGGCatggttggcggcggcggcggcgacgccgtccgccgccaccgccgcagccgtcgcctcgcggacgccgccggcgcggacGACGGCTACTACCGCGACCTGGCCCTCCTCGACTTCTCCGAGAGCCGGCGGCGCACcgccgcgctgctgctgctcatgcAGGAGTTTCGGGAGCGCCAGCTCCAGCGCCTCGAGTCCGCCACCGCcacgatctccgccgccgcggccgaggccggcgccgtcgtcgggaCCTCGAGAGACGCGGAGGGCGTGGCGCTGGCCGACTACTTCCTCGGCCCCGGCCTGGACGCCCTGATGCAGCGggtgggcgacggcgacgcggggcGGCAGGGCACGCTCCCGGCCAAGAAGGAGGCCGTGGAGTCCATGCCGACGGTGGAGGTGGCCGCCGGGGGCGACTGCGActccgcctgcgccgtctgccTCGAGGActacgccgccggcgagcgcgccACGGAAATGCCGTGCCGGCACAGGTTCCACGCCAAGTGCATCGTGCCGTGGCTCAAGATGCACAGCTCCTGCCCCGTCTGCCGCTTCCAGCTccccaccgacgacgacgacgactcctcCAAGTccgcacgcggcggcgccgcccactccggcggcggccggcggttgTCCCAGCCGGCGCCGCGGGTCGACGGGGGAGGCCTGGGCAGGTTGCCGGCCGTGATGCAGGAGCTCAGGAGCATCCTCTCccagccgtcgccggcgtcgactTCCGGCAGCAGCTCGCACGCGCAGCAGCACAGCGACGAGTGA